A window from Variovorax sp. PBL-E5 encodes these proteins:
- a CDS encoding phage tail sheath family protein: MPSALTFPGVYIEEVSSGVRTITGVATSITAFVGRALRGPLDNDPQNQSPVRIHSFADYQRIFGGLWDDSPMSFAVNQYFQNGGSDALIVRVAGANMATASITNNGLTLSAANPGSWGGLVEVTVTLDDGSGGTLPAPFFNLTVHDTDTDLREVYFGLSTSPADARYVQRVLLGSALVRATAVPAAPARPAAAAATLLTVAATADGDAVDATVISAPGLEATRQGIFALERADLFNILVIPPYAPDADVQPADLGGVLSYCARRRAILLVDPPSDVDTIDEAITHANAVGRNINAAFFFPRVSAPNPLHANQLQDFVPSGAVAGVMARTDAARGVWKSAAGTEATLTGVSALTVKLTDLQNGDLNPMGINCLRDFPVYGRVVWGSRTLAGADPLASEWKYLAVRRMALFLEESLYRGTQWVVFEPNDEPLWAQIRLNIGAFLQGLFRQGAFQGKTPKEAYFVKCDSETTTQADIDLGIVNIFVGFAPLKPAEFVVLKLQQIAGDIPT; encoded by the coding sequence ATGCCATCGGCACTGACTTTTCCAGGCGTCTACATCGAAGAGGTGTCGAGCGGCGTCCGCACGATCACCGGCGTGGCCACGTCGATCACCGCGTTCGTCGGCCGCGCGCTGCGCGGACCGCTGGACAACGATCCGCAGAACCAGAGCCCGGTGCGCATCCACAGCTTCGCCGACTACCAGCGCATCTTCGGCGGCCTGTGGGACGACAGTCCGATGTCCTTCGCGGTGAACCAGTATTTCCAGAACGGCGGCAGCGATGCGCTGATCGTGCGCGTGGCCGGCGCCAACATGGCGACCGCATCGATCACCAACAACGGCCTCACGCTGTCGGCGGCCAACCCGGGCTCGTGGGGCGGACTGGTCGAGGTCACGGTGACGCTGGACGACGGCTCGGGCGGCACGCTGCCGGCGCCCTTCTTCAACCTCACGGTGCACGATACCGACACCGACCTGCGCGAGGTCTACTTCGGCCTCTCCACCAGCCCGGCCGATGCGCGCTACGTGCAGCGCGTGCTGCTCGGCAGCGCGCTGGTGCGCGCGACCGCGGTGCCGGCGGCGCCCGCGCGGCCGGCCGCGGCCGCGGCCACGCTGCTCACCGTCGCGGCGACGGCCGATGGCGATGCAGTCGATGCCACCGTCATCAGCGCGCCCGGCCTCGAAGCGACGCGCCAAGGGATCTTCGCGCTCGAGCGCGCCGACCTCTTCAACATCCTCGTCATCCCGCCCTACGCGCCGGATGCCGACGTGCAGCCGGCCGACCTCGGCGGCGTGCTGAGCTACTGCGCGCGCCGCCGCGCCATCCTGCTGGTCGATCCGCCATCGGACGTCGACACCATCGACGAAGCCATCACCCATGCCAACGCGGTCGGCCGCAACATCAATGCGGCCTTCTTCTTCCCGCGCGTGAGCGCGCCCAACCCACTGCACGCGAACCAGCTGCAGGACTTCGTGCCCAGCGGCGCGGTCGCCGGCGTGATGGCGCGCACCGACGCCGCGCGCGGCGTCTGGAAGTCGGCCGCCGGCACCGAGGCCACGCTGACCGGCGTGAGCGCACTGACCGTCAAGCTCACCGACCTGCAGAACGGCGACCTCAATCCGATGGGCATCAACTGCCTGCGCGATTTCCCGGTCTACGGCCGCGTGGTGTGGGGCTCTCGCACGCTGGCCGGCGCCGATCCGCTGGCCTCGGAATGGAAGTACCTCGCGGTGCGCCGCATGGCGCTGTTCCTCGAGGAGAGCCTGTACCGCGGCACGCAGTGGGTGGTGTTCGAGCCCAACGACGAGCCGCTGTGGGCGCAGATCCGCCTGAACATCGGCGCCTTCCTGCAGGGCCTGTTCCGCCAGGGCGCGTTCCAGGGCAAGACGCCCAAGGAAGCGTACTTCGTCAAGTGCGACAGCGAGACCACCACGCAGGCCGACATCGACCTCGGCATCGTCAACATCTTCGTCGGCTTCGCACCGCTGAAGCCGGCCGAGTTCGTGGTGCTCAAGCTGCAGCAGATCGCCGGCGACATCCCGACCTAG
- a CDS encoding phage tail protein: MAQFSVNAQRFDPYKNFKFRVKWDGRYVAGVCKISALKRTTEVVEHREGGDPSTGRKSPGRTKYEAITLERGVTHDTEFEKWANKVWNFGSGLGAEVSLKDFRKDLIIEIYNEAGQLAIAYKVYRCWVSEFQAEADLDANANAVLIQSIKLENEGWERDQDVTEPSEPSFTEPA, encoded by the coding sequence ATGGCCCAGTTTTCCGTCAATGCGCAGCGCTTCGATCCCTACAAGAACTTCAAATTCAGGGTCAAGTGGGACGGCCGCTACGTGGCCGGCGTCTGCAAGATCTCCGCGCTCAAGCGCACGACCGAGGTGGTCGAACACCGCGAGGGCGGCGACCCGTCGACCGGCCGCAAATCGCCCGGCCGCACCAAGTACGAAGCCATCACGCTGGAGCGCGGCGTCACGCACGACACCGAGTTCGAGAAGTGGGCCAACAAGGTCTGGAACTTCGGCAGCGGCCTCGGCGCCGAGGTGTCGCTCAAGGACTTCCGCAAGGACCTGATCATCGAGATCTACAACGAGGCCGGCCAGCTCGCCATCGCCTACAAGGTGTACCGCTGCTGGGTCAGCGAGTTCCAGGCCGAAGCCGACCTCGATGCCAATGCCAATGCCGTGCTGATCCAGAGCATCAAGCTCGAGAACGAGGGCTGGGAGCGCGACCAGGACGTGACCGAGCCGAGCGAGCCGAGCTTCACCGAACCGGCCTGA
- a CDS encoding DUF4255 domain-containing protein, whose protein sequence is MSNALALAGVTAVLKDLIDTGLIDHQVTDAMGAGVTVSSMPPDAVPLEGPDAVPRVNIFLHQVTPNAAWRNIALPSRDSRGVRSTDPPLALDLHYLLSAYGFEELQAEVLLGYALQLLHENPMLGRAQIRTALNPSPVSGALLPTVYQSLRSADLAEQVEMLRITPTAMGGEEMSRLWTALQARYRPTTNFVVSVVLIEARRAAVSPLPVLRRGDLDQGVFVNPDLVPPFPTLDSLIAPAHQTPSVLRPGDAVDASGHHLGGTARALLLGNDRFGIAQEIALADSSDDAAFSFNLALPPAALPAGVYQAALRVLRPGDTAPRTSNTLPIAIAPAITSFPPLAMARSAANVLSLTLGCAPVVRVGQAVTLVMGTRETPALPFTADTAQLDFAFADAPPAGGTPILRLKIDGIESVVVNRGATPPAFFNDRITLPP, encoded by the coding sequence ATGAGCAATGCCCTTGCCCTCGCCGGTGTCACCGCGGTGTTGAAGGACCTGATCGACACCGGCCTGATCGATCACCAGGTCACCGACGCGATGGGCGCCGGCGTCACCGTCTCCTCGATGCCGCCCGACGCCGTGCCGCTCGAAGGGCCGGACGCGGTGCCGCGCGTCAACATCTTCCTGCACCAGGTCACGCCCAACGCGGCCTGGCGCAATATCGCGCTGCCTTCGCGCGACAGCCGCGGCGTGCGCAGCACCGATCCGCCGCTCGCGCTCGACCTGCACTACCTGCTGAGCGCCTACGGCTTCGAGGAGCTGCAGGCCGAGGTGCTGCTCGGCTATGCGCTGCAGCTGCTGCACGAGAACCCGATGCTCGGGCGCGCGCAGATCCGCACCGCACTCAATCCCTCGCCGGTCAGCGGCGCGCTGCTGCCCACCGTGTACCAGTCGCTGCGCAGCGCCGACCTCGCCGAGCAGGTCGAGATGCTGAGGATCACGCCCACCGCGATGGGCGGCGAAGAGATGTCGCGGCTGTGGACCGCGCTGCAGGCGCGCTACCGCCCGACCACCAACTTCGTGGTCTCGGTGGTGCTGATCGAAGCGCGGCGGGCCGCAGTCTCGCCGCTGCCGGTGCTGCGGCGCGGCGATCTCGACCAGGGCGTGTTCGTCAATCCGGATCTGGTGCCGCCCTTCCCCACGCTCGACAGCCTGATCGCGCCTGCGCACCAGACGCCCTCGGTGCTGCGCCCGGGCGACGCGGTCGATGCGAGCGGCCATCATCTGGGCGGCACGGCGCGCGCACTGCTGCTCGGCAACGACCGCTTCGGCATCGCGCAGGAGATCGCGCTGGCCGACAGCAGCGACGATGCGGCCTTCAGCTTCAACCTCGCGCTGCCGCCCGCCGCGCTGCCGGCCGGCGTCTACCAGGCCGCGCTGCGCGTGCTGCGCCCAGGCGATACCGCGCCGCGCACCAGCAACACGCTGCCGATCGCGATCGCGCCGGCCATCACCAGCTTCCCGCCGCTCGCGATGGCGCGCAGTGCAGCCAACGTGTTGTCGCTCACGCTGGGCTGCGCACCCGTGGTGCGCGTCGGCCAGGCCGTGACGCTGGTGATGGGCACGCGCGAGACGCCGGCATTGCCCTTCACCGCCGACACGGCGCAGCTCGACTTCGCGTTCGCCGATGCGCCGCCTGCCGGCGGCACGCCGATCTTGCGCCTGAAGATCGACGGCATCGAGAGCGTGGTGGTCAACCGCGGCGCCACGCCGCCCGCGTTCTTCAACGACCGCATCACGCTGCCGCCATGA
- a CDS encoding ATP-binding protein has translation MNAKLPLAWPEANQRLLAAEFAQLRRRLGDSGAPAVPSPVEAGAALPEPAAIDQITATFGLSDFERSVLLLAAGIEMDTALAALVPRLCFGFALGALDGAHWSALTPLAPLRAWRLLEMEDGGPSQSRLRIDERVLHHLAGLNQLDARLVPWLREHPAPSLMADAHRRLADALAAEIAASGIAQPLTLLAGDDADGQRDVAAAVAARLGRVLFVLAQADVPAQAGEQEALATLWQREAVLLPAALLIESSDAAGSDATALARLVARLGGPVFVAARERPPLPAAFGGRVDKPDGDGQRALWLAALGTDCTPALRSAIDAVASQFRLSAAAIARRTAPWRDAADRQPLAERLWHACCEQARPRLEELAQRIEPVADWQALVLPEAQLAILRQLAAQVRQRIRVHADWGFGAQGQRGLGISALFFGESGVGKTMACEVLAKELALDLYRIDLSSVVSKYIGETEKNLRRVFDAAEDSGAILLFDEADALFGKRSEVKDSHDRYANIEVGYLLQRMESYRGLAVLTTNQRAALDPAFLRRLRFVLQFPFPDLAQREAIWRRVFPDAMPRGALDYARLARLPMAGGHIRNIALNAAFLAAEGGEPLAMAHLARAAHHEAAKHERPLAESQTRGWAS, from the coding sequence ATGAACGCGAAACTCCCGCTCGCCTGGCCCGAGGCCAACCAGCGCCTGCTGGCGGCCGAGTTCGCGCAATTGCGCCGCCGTCTCGGCGACAGCGGCGCGCCGGCCGTGCCGAGCCCCGTGGAAGCCGGTGCCGCGCTGCCCGAACCCGCAGCCATCGATCAGATCACGGCCACCTTCGGCCTCAGCGATTTCGAGCGCAGCGTGCTGCTGCTGGCCGCGGGCATCGAGATGGACACGGCGCTCGCCGCGCTGGTGCCGCGCCTGTGCTTCGGCTTCGCGCTCGGCGCACTCGACGGCGCGCACTGGAGCGCACTGACACCGCTGGCGCCGCTGCGCGCGTGGCGGCTGCTGGAGATGGAGGACGGCGGCCCGAGCCAGTCCCGCCTGCGCATCGACGAACGCGTGCTGCATCACCTCGCCGGCCTCAACCAGCTCGACGCGCGCCTCGTGCCCTGGCTGCGCGAGCATCCCGCGCCGTCGTTGATGGCCGATGCCCATCGCCGCCTGGCCGACGCACTGGCCGCCGAGATCGCGGCCAGCGGCATCGCGCAGCCGCTCACCCTGCTCGCGGGCGACGATGCCGACGGCCAGCGCGACGTCGCGGCCGCAGTGGCCGCGCGCCTCGGTCGCGTGCTGTTCGTGCTCGCGCAGGCCGACGTGCCCGCGCAGGCCGGCGAGCAGGAAGCGCTGGCCACGCTCTGGCAGCGCGAGGCGGTGCTGCTGCCCGCAGCCTTGCTGATCGAAAGCAGCGATGCCGCCGGCAGCGATGCGACCGCGCTCGCACGGCTGGTGGCGCGCCTCGGCGGCCCGGTGTTCGTCGCCGCGCGCGAAAGGCCGCCGCTGCCCGCGGCCTTCGGCGGCCGCGTCGACAAGCCCGATGGCGACGGCCAGCGTGCGCTCTGGCTGGCGGCGCTGGGCACCGACTGCACGCCCGCGCTGCGCAGCGCGATCGATGCCGTGGCCTCGCAGTTCAGGCTTTCCGCGGCAGCGATCGCGCGCCGCACGGCGCCCTGGCGCGACGCGGCCGATCGGCAGCCGCTGGCCGAGCGCCTGTGGCACGCGTGCTGCGAGCAGGCACGCCCGCGGCTCGAAGAACTCGCGCAGCGCATCGAGCCGGTCGCCGACTGGCAGGCGCTGGTGCTGCCCGAAGCGCAACTCGCGATCCTGCGCCAGCTCGCCGCGCAGGTGCGCCAACGCATCCGCGTCCATGCCGACTGGGGCTTCGGCGCGCAGGGCCAGCGCGGCCTCGGCATCAGCGCCCTCTTCTTCGGCGAGAGCGGCGTCGGCAAGACCATGGCCTGCGAAGTGCTCGCCAAGGAACTCGCGCTCGACCTCTACCGCATCGACCTCTCGAGCGTGGTCAGCAAGTACATCGGCGAGACCGAGAAAAACCTGCGCCGCGTCTTCGATGCGGCCGAGGACTCGGGCGCGATCCTGCTGTTCGACGAAGCCGATGCGCTGTTCGGCAAGCGCAGCGAAGTCAAGGACAGCCACGACCGCTACGCCAACATCGAGGTCGGCTACCTGCTGCAGCGCATGGAGAGTTACCGCGGCCTCGCGGTGCTGACCACCAACCAGCGCGCCGCGCTCGATCCGGCCTTCCTGCGCCGGCTGCGCTTCGTGCTGCAGTTCCCCTTCCCCGACCTCGCGCAGCGCGAAGCCATCTGGCGCCGCGTGTTCCCCGACGCCATGCCACGCGGCGCGCTCGACTATGCGCGCCTCGCGCGGCTGCCGATGGCCGGCGGCCACATCCGCAACATCGCGCTCAATGCGGCCTTCCTCGCGGCCGAAGGCGGCGAGCCGCTCGCGATGGCGCACCTCGCGCGCGCCGCGCACCACGAGGCGGCCAAGCACGAACGGCCGCTGGCCGAATCGCAGACGCGAGGGTGGGCGTCATGA
- a CDS encoding eCIS core domain-containing protein, which yields MKAPAATAVRNAKPAAAPSGAMRERVVGAVNDPLEGEADRIAARVLAAPATLAPRGTALALARDARSARSTSEAVPASVDGVLASPGMPLTPALRQDMEQRFGHDFASVRVHADGAAARSARDLNAHAYTAGRDIAFAAGRYAPGTGEGRHLIAHELTHVLQQTRPGAAHAPGTLLQRQPATTGTGTPNAVPAATPDRKWAAAWSDFGVAKVSDTKRVPALIDELLAIADASGYDIDVLDQGIQLVEELEQRQEFAKADRLRETLQRKFFIAFTVGRDLPRGGQLSTKSSSVMGDPGGLVRLGEDAARRGDHERAFGYFGAAHEILSYYALQATEKSKATADVSHRDRRYHQLEGIYDEMREIYGFYAGLEAAARAAGDAKRADTLRDKGVALRADLKANHTPFGDAPAEIAETSQVKTATGRPAFRYHGANQAETDLTELPGHPFSADMLQTGEGQDPQNLDLVQGALMGQADFQAEIAREPEIRKAFRDQPVDLNDSAQRLKAWSIMYGVYQRRGPGALGALMALMGRYLKAYTYHTGYNVRDFGTNYIDSKMPSDLAGRLVRDCGVYALTVAQDVLETVRKGDAKLKLDFTLATLLDHIILIITDDATGDTYLVNNDLITQFSKPKGYAPQFARPPGLPANVDLFLEDPETPPPKPFDRDEEVGKQYAQLRNIPYLVTPVNYTPIGSTKDSGETFKNKAWSIYGKTTDYMAKVPVDIGMLEDFSKSSQTLDTLIDELAPQAGSAAAISAWLDAGWPEINSLLVRFEQVGPQAFNRIKPPAAKPAGSTNGGAFRWTGSNHPLVRVALILLRLQSLGQPLTRAQQQYLNYFEKAFKDLLDKSRADALAGHF from the coding sequence ATGAAGGCACCGGCCGCCACCGCCGTTCGCAACGCGAAGCCGGCCGCCGCGCCCTCCGGCGCGATGCGCGAGCGCGTGGTCGGCGCGGTCAACGATCCGCTGGAAGGCGAAGCGGATCGGATCGCGGCGCGGGTGCTCGCGGCGCCCGCAACACTTGCACCGCGCGGCACCGCGCTCGCGCTGGCGCGAGACGCACGGTCCGCACGCTCCACATCGGAAGCTGTGCCCGCGAGCGTAGACGGAGTGCTGGCGAGTCCAGGCATGCCACTGACACCGGCGCTGCGGCAAGACATGGAACAGCGCTTCGGCCACGACTTCGCGTCGGTGCGCGTGCATGCCGATGGCGCGGCCGCGCGCTCGGCGCGGGACCTGAATGCACACGCCTACACGGCGGGCCGCGACATCGCGTTCGCTGCCGGCCGCTATGCGCCGGGCACCGGCGAAGGACGCCACCTGATCGCGCACGAGTTGACGCACGTGCTGCAGCAGACACGCCCCGGTGCAGCACACGCCCCCGGCACGCTGCTGCAGCGCCAACCCGCGACGACCGGCACCGGCACGCCGAACGCAGTCCCCGCGGCGACGCCCGACAGAAAGTGGGCTGCTGCCTGGAGCGATTTCGGGGTCGCCAAGGTCTCGGACACGAAGCGCGTGCCGGCGCTGATCGACGAACTGCTGGCGATCGCCGACGCGTCGGGCTACGACATCGACGTGCTCGACCAGGGCATCCAGCTGGTGGAGGAACTCGAACAGCGCCAGGAGTTCGCGAAGGCGGACCGCCTGAGGGAAACGCTGCAGCGCAAGTTCTTCATCGCCTTCACCGTCGGCCGCGACCTGCCGCGCGGCGGGCAGCTGAGCACGAAGAGCAGTTCGGTCATGGGCGATCCCGGCGGACTCGTCAGGCTCGGCGAGGACGCGGCGAGGCGCGGCGACCACGAGCGGGCCTTCGGCTACTTCGGCGCCGCGCATGAAATCCTCTCCTACTACGCGCTGCAGGCGACCGAGAAATCGAAGGCCACGGCCGACGTGTCGCACCGCGACCGCCGCTACCACCAGCTCGAAGGCATCTACGACGAGATGCGCGAGATCTACGGCTTCTACGCCGGCCTTGAAGCCGCGGCGCGCGCCGCCGGCGATGCGAAGCGCGCCGACACGCTGCGCGACAAGGGCGTCGCATTGCGCGCGGACCTGAAGGCGAACCACACGCCCTTCGGCGACGCACCGGCGGAGATCGCGGAGACCAGCCAGGTGAAGACGGCCACCGGCCGGCCGGCCTTCCGCTACCACGGTGCCAACCAGGCAGAGACCGATCTGACCGAGCTGCCCGGCCATCCCTTCTCGGCCGACATGCTGCAGACCGGCGAAGGCCAGGACCCGCAGAACCTCGACCTGGTGCAGGGTGCGCTGATGGGGCAGGCTGACTTCCAGGCCGAGATCGCACGCGAGCCCGAGATCCGCAAGGCCTTCCGCGACCAGCCCGTGGACCTCAACGACAGCGCGCAGCGCCTGAAAGCCTGGTCGATCATGTACGGCGTCTACCAGCGCCGCGGCCCGGGCGCGCTCGGCGCGCTGATGGCGCTGATGGGCCGCTACCTCAAGGCCTACACCTACCACACGGGCTACAACGTCCGCGACTTCGGGACCAACTACATCGACTCGAAGATGCCGAGCGACCTGGCCGGACGGCTGGTGCGCGACTGCGGCGTGTACGCGCTGACGGTGGCGCAGGACGTGCTCGAAACCGTGAGGAAAGGCGATGCGAAACTCAAGCTCGACTTCACGCTCGCGACGCTGCTCGATCACATCATCCTGATCATCACGGACGATGCGACCGGCGACACCTACCTGGTCAACAACGACCTGATCACGCAATTCAGCAAGCCGAAGGGCTATGCGCCGCAGTTCGCGCGTCCGCCGGGTCTGCCCGCGAACGTCGACCTGTTCCTCGAAGACCCCGAGACGCCGCCGCCCAAGCCCTTCGACCGGGACGAGGAAGTGGGCAAGCAGTACGCCCAGCTGCGCAACATTCCCTACCTCGTCACGCCGGTCAACTACACGCCCATCGGCTCGACGAAGGACAGCGGCGAGACCTTCAAGAACAAGGCCTGGTCCATCTATGGCAAGACCACCGACTACATGGCGAAGGTGCCCGTCGATATCGGCATGCTGGAGGATTTCTCGAAGAGCTCGCAGACGCTCGACACGCTCATCGACGAACTCGCACCGCAGGCCGGCAGCGCCGCGGCGATCAGCGCATGGCTCGACGCGGGCTGGCCGGAGATCAACTCGCTGCTGGTTCGCTTCGAACAGGTCGGGCCGCAGGCCTTCAACCGAATCAAGCCGCCGGCGGCCAAGCCCGCAGGATCGACCAATGGCGGCGCGTTCCGCTGGACAGGCAGCAACCATCCGCTGGTGCGCGTCGCGCTGATCCTGCTGCGCCTGCAGAGTCTGGGCCAGCCGCTGACGCGCGCCCAGCAGCAGTACCTGAACTACTTCGAGAAGGCCTTCAAGGACCTGCTGGACAAGAGCCGCGCGGACGCGCTGGCGGGGCACTTCTGA
- a CDS encoding CIS tube protein, which yields MSSFPGSPRLIKGGLVVLAPGGGAVQRTIALQYNPDTLTRSYQVQGVGGDGGGERAQPFRLKGPAIESIKLEAEIDATDQLEHPDSNANAVAYGIAPQLAVLEALVNPSVEELLSVATQGANGTLEILPPEAPLVLFIWSTSRVVPVRVTDISITEEAFDPALNPLRAKVSLGLRVMSTDDLGFQHKGGTIFLSHLRVREALAARAGTATLASLGLGNLP from the coding sequence ATGAGTTCCTTTCCGGGCAGCCCGCGCCTGATCAAGGGCGGCCTCGTCGTGCTCGCACCCGGCGGCGGCGCGGTGCAGCGCACGATCGCGCTGCAATACAACCCCGACACGCTCACGCGCAGCTACCAGGTGCAGGGCGTCGGCGGCGACGGCGGCGGCGAGCGCGCGCAACCCTTCCGCCTCAAGGGGCCGGCGATCGAATCGATCAAGCTCGAGGCCGAGATCGATGCCACCGACCAGCTCGAGCATCCGGACAGCAACGCCAATGCCGTCGCCTACGGCATCGCGCCGCAGCTCGCGGTGCTGGAGGCGCTGGTCAATCCGAGCGTCGAGGAACTGCTCTCGGTCGCCACGCAGGGCGCCAACGGCACGCTCGAGATCCTGCCGCCCGAAGCGCCGCTGGTGCTCTTCATCTGGAGCACCAGCCGCGTGGTGCCGGTGCGCGTGACCGACATCTCGATCACCGAGGAAGCCTTCGACCCGGCACTCAATCCGCTGCGCGCCAAGGTCTCGCTGGGCCTGCGCGTGATGAGCACCGACGACCTCGGCTTCCAGCACAAGGGCGGCACGATCTTCCTGAGCCACCTGCGCGTGCGCGAGGCGCTGGCCGCACGCGCCGGCACCGCGACGCTGGCCTCGCTGGGCCTCGGCAACCTGCCATGA
- a CDS encoding Base plate wedge protein 53 translates to MTTTDPVQLLIDAGAIPANPFTPNSRYDGVPLGRLVRAPGDPGVSYVLRRFIPPRRDIAIAAEHVVTSGERPDLLASQALGDPELYWRIADANAVTDPFELSDTPGARVRIPQPPGF, encoded by the coding sequence ATGACCACCACCGATCCGGTCCAACTGCTCATCGACGCGGGCGCGATCCCGGCCAACCCGTTCACGCCGAACAGCCGCTACGACGGCGTGCCGCTCGGCCGCCTGGTGCGCGCGCCTGGCGACCCGGGCGTGTCCTATGTGCTGCGCCGCTTCATCCCGCCGCGGCGCGACATCGCGATCGCGGCCGAACACGTGGTGACCAGCGGCGAGCGCCCCGACCTGCTGGCCTCGCAGGCACTCGGCGACCCCGAGCTCTACTGGCGCATCGCCGATGCCAACGCGGTCACCGATCCGTTCGAACTCAGCGACACGCCCGGCGCGCGCGTGCGCATTCCGCAGCCTCCGGGCTTCTGA
- a CDS encoding phage baseplate assembly protein V: MSDSPLYGKYRGTVVDNVDPLQIGRIQAMVPDLAGVIPGTWAMPCVPAAGINTGFFTVPMIGAGVWIEFERGDPDYPIWVGGYWGSAAEVPTLAHAVPPGVTGFVLQTPLNNGLVISDVPGPTGGILIQTTTGAMISVSDAGIVISNGQGAVINMTGPTVDLNLGALTVV; the protein is encoded by the coding sequence ATGAGCGACTCACCCCTCTACGGCAAGTACCGTGGCACGGTCGTCGACAACGTCGACCCGCTGCAGATCGGCCGCATCCAGGCGATGGTGCCCGACCTCGCCGGCGTCATCCCCGGCACCTGGGCCATGCCCTGCGTACCGGCCGCGGGCATCAACACCGGCTTCTTCACCGTCCCGATGATCGGTGCCGGCGTGTGGATCGAGTTCGAGCGCGGCGACCCCGACTACCCGATCTGGGTCGGCGGCTACTGGGGCAGCGCGGCCGAAGTGCCCACGCTCGCGCACGCAGTGCCACCGGGCGTCACCGGCTTCGTGCTGCAGACGCCGCTGAACAACGGCCTCGTGATCAGCGACGTGCCCGGCCCGACCGGCGGCATCCTGATCCAGACCACGACGGGCGCGATGATCTCGGTGAGCGACGCGGGCATCGTGATCTCCAACGGCCAGGGCGCGGTGATCAACATGACCGGGCCGACGGTCGACCTCAACCTCGGCGCGCTGACGGTGGTCTAG
- a CDS encoding GPW/gp25 family protein — protein MSDLDFPYRFDSLGRTATTARGDHIRDLIEQVLFTAPGERVMRPDFGSGLLALVFEPNSSTLAATTQMLVQGALQQYLSDLIAVQSVQVVNDDSALRVDVSYVVLLDRSTHVESFAVPGSAT, from the coding sequence ATGAGCGATCTCGATTTCCCCTACCGTTTCGACAGCCTCGGCCGCACGGCGACGACGGCGCGCGGCGACCACATCCGCGACCTGATCGAGCAGGTGCTGTTCACCGCACCGGGCGAGCGCGTGATGCGCCCCGACTTCGGCAGCGGCCTGCTCGCACTGGTGTTCGAGCCCAACAGCAGCACGCTGGCCGCGACCACGCAGATGCTGGTGCAGGGCGCGCTGCAGCAGTACCTGTCGGACCTGATCGCGGTGCAGTCCGTGCAAGTCGTCAACGACGATTCGGCGCTGCGGGTCGATGTGAGCTACGTGGTGCTGCTGGATCGCAGCACGCATGTGGAGAGCTTTGCGGTGCCTGGGAGTGCGACGTGA